Part of the Methylomonas rapida genome is shown below.
GACCAGTTCCCGCGACCGGCCTTCCGCAATCACCCGGCCACCATTCAAAATATAGCCCCGATCACAGATTTCCAGTGTTTCCCTTACTTTGTGCTCGGTAATCAATATGCCTATGCCTCGATCTTTCAAATGCGCAATGATCTTTTGCAGATCGAGCACCGAAATCGGGTCAACGCCGGCAAAAGGCTCATCCAGCAAGATGAATTGCGGCTCGGATGCCAGGGCCCTGGCGATTTCAACCCGCCGCCGCTCCCCCCCGGACAAGCCCATCGCCAGTTGTTCGCGCAAATGACCGATGCCGAATTCGCCGAGCAGTTCATCGATGATCAATTCGATCTGCCCATCGGTCAAATCATCCCGTATCTGTAGAACCGCGCGCAAGTTATCGGCGACGCTCAATTTGCGAAATACGGAAGCCTCCTGCGCCAAATAACCAATGCCTAGCCGCGCGCGCCTATGCATGGGATGATGGGTAATTCGTTGATCATCCAAATAAATTTCGCCGGCATCCGCCTTGACCAAGCCAACCAGCATGTAGAAACTGGTGGTCTTGCCGGCTCCATTCGGCCCCAACAAACCGACTACCTCGCCGGTATTGACATTCAAACTCACACCATTGACGACATTACGCCGGTGATAGCCCTTGAAAAGTTGCTCCGCACTCAATCGCGCCATATCACTTAGCCGTCTTTGCCTTGGGCTTGATCACCGAATGGACGCGCTTGCCGTCCGAACTGGGTTCACCGGCCTTGAGCAACGAGTTTTTGGTGTCGTATTCGATATATTCGCTCGATTGCTTGGCATCGCCTTGCCAAACCGACGCCTTTTTCATGAAGATCAACAGGTTTTTATCAGGGTAAAATTCATTGATTAAGCCCTCTCCGTACATTTTTTCCTTACCGACCGCCGGCAATTGCTCGAATCGTGACGGATTACCCGTCGCCACCAGTTTGGTAATGGCGCCATCCTTCAAATAAACCACCAATTTGTCCGCATCGATTCTGATACTACCTTGGGTCGCCACCACATTACCAGTATAAGTACTGACTTCCGCTTTTTCATCATAGACGGCATTGTCCGAATCGATGTACACGGGTTGCTCGGAGTCGGTCTCCAGCGCAAGCGCGGGATGCGCCGATAACAGCGCAAAAATCAAACCTATGAATTTACTTAATCTCATAACGCCCTTTTACTTTGGACAATAATTTCAAGTGTATGGGACTCACAAAAGTCACCTGCATCCCTGTGCCAGACGTCTGATTGGGGGGGCTGATGATTTCAGCCCAGGCCGAGGTTTCCGCGTAATTGGTCGACAATTTGACGCGTAAATCCGATGTTTTCACCGTCAAAGCCGAATTATTTTCAGAGGCTTCGCGATCGATCAGCGCCTGCCCGTTCAATTGTAAATTATCGCCATCGGCCGCCATGATGCCGGTGTCGGACTGTATCACCCACGGCGCGGCATTGGGGTTGTATAAGGTCATCACCGGCCTATCCAGATGCGTGCTGCCATCCTGCTTGAAATGCTGCATTTTATCGGCTTTCAATTCGCTTTTTGGCTTTCCGTCCAGGTCCATTTCTTTCTTGTAATAACCCGTGCTAAAAAAGTCCGGGCTGTTTTCCGCCACTTTCATTTCCATTTCGTGCTGCTCGTACAACTGCTGCAACCACCAGCTCAGTAAGACAGCCAGCGCCACATAGACATAAAGTTGGTATTTATCCCAAAAAGTCATAAATAGGCTTGCAGCGTCAGATCAAACGTACCTTGCACCTGCATGATCAAGTCGCATACCTCACGCACGGCGCCCAGTCCGCCTGGCGTTTGCGTACACCAATCGGCGCGTTGTTTGACCGCAAAATGCGCGTCGGCCACGGCGACAGCAAAGCCTGCTTGAACCATGATCGGCAAATCCAATACATCATCGCCGACATGAGCCACTTGCACGGAGCTCAAATTCAGATTTTGCAGAATTTCGGCGAATGCGGCCCGCTTGTTTTCATGCCCCTGATAGACCTGTTCGACCCCCAGACTTTGCATCCTGAGCGCCACCGAATTGGATTTGCGCCCGGAAATGACCGCCACCTCGACACCCGTCTGCCTGAGCAATTTAATGCCATGCCCATCGCGCGCATGAAAACATTTGTATTCCCTGCCTTGATCATCGAAAAACAGACGCCCGTCCGTCAAGACGCCATCGACATCCAGAATCAACAGCTTCAACGCCTTGATTTTATCTTGTTGCTCTTGAGTCAAACCCAACATGCGGACCACCTCAAACAATACCGGCACGTAATAAATCATGCATATTTAATGCGCCTTGCAAATTTTTATTTTCATCGACGACCAATAGGGCGTTGATCTTTTTTGCCTCCATGATTTGCATGGCTTCGGCCGCCAGAATATCGGCTTGAATCACCTTGCAAGGCCGTGTCATCACATCGCAAACCCGGGTCGCATGTACATCCAGGTTTTTTTCCAGCATGCGCCGAAGATCGCCATCGGTAAAAATCCCCGCCACATGCCGATTGTGGTCGACTACCGCCGTCATGCCCAACTTTTTCTCGGTCATTTCCAATAATGCTTCGCTAACCAGCACCGTGTCAGCCACCATGGGCACTTCATCGCCGCGATGCATGATGTCACAGACTTGCAGCAACAAACGCTTACCCAAGCTGCCACCGGGATGAGACAAGGCAAAATCGTCACGGGTAAAACCTTTTTTCTGCAACAACGATACCGCCAGAGCATCCCCCATCACCAGAGCCGCCGTGGTACTCGAAGTCGGCGCCAATCCCAACGGACACGCCTCCTGTTCGACACCAACATGAATGTGCACGGTCGCCAGTCGCCCCAGGGTAGATTCAGGATTACCGGTCATGGCAATCAAAGGTACGCCCAACCGCTTAATGATAGGCAAAATCGTCAAGATTTCTTCGGTATTGCCGGAATTCGACAAGGCCAATACCACATCCTGCCGGGTAATCATGCCCAGATCGCCATGACTGGCCTCTCCAGGATGCACAAAAAAAGCCGGTGTTCCGGTGCTTGCCAAGGTAGCGGCAACCTTTCCGGCGATATGGCCGGATTTACCCATCCCGGTGACCACCACCCGCCCCTTGCAAGCCAACAGCAAGTGGCAGGCTTCGACGAAATGCTCATCGATGCGTTCAGCCAATTTGGCGATGGCCTGCATCTCGGTTTGAATCACCGCGACAGCCAATGCCTGTATATCCTGATCGCGCACCAACTCCACCACCTCATCACAAAATTAAAAAAGGAATCATTATTGCATGTTCTGATGCAGGTTTTCATCCTGAGTCATTGACTTATTCGCGATGACTCATACAAAATACCCCGCTTCAAAGCAAAAAATTCTTGTAATCTCGGCAGATGCCTAATAGCGCAAGCTCGACACACCAGATCGTCAGCATTAAAAACCTGAGTTTTTCCCGCGGGAAACGAAAAATATTCGACGACATCAGCCTCGACATTCAGCGCGGCAAAGTCACTGCGATCATGGGGCCAAGTGGCACAGGAAAAACCACGCTGTTGAAATTGATCGGCGGCCAGCTTTACCCCGACGCGGGAGAAATTCGCGTGGATGGCCAGAACGTGCATCGTCTGAAAACCAAGGAACTGTATACCTTGCGCAAGCGCATGGGCATGCTGTTTCAGAGTGGCGCGTTACTGACGGATATGAACGTTTTCGACAACGTCGCCTTCCCGCTTCGCGAACACACCCATTTACCGGAATCGATGATACGCACGCTGGTGCTCATGAAACTGCAAGCCGTCGGCTTGCGCGGCGCCCGCCATCTGATGCCCAGTGAATTATCCGGCGGCATGGCCAGACGGGTGGCCTTGGCGCGCGCGATTGCGCTGGACCCGTTGATGATCATGTACGACGAGCCCTTTACCGGCCAGGACCCCATATCGATGGGCGCATTGGTGCACTTGATCAAATCACTGAACACCACGCTGGGATTGACCAGCATCATCGTTTCCCACGATGTGCAAGAGACTGCCGCCATTGCCGACTACATCTACGTGCTATCCGACGGCAAGATCGTTGGCCAGGGCACGCCGGCCCAATTGGCGCAATCCGACTCGGCCTGGGTGCAACAGTTCATGAACGGCGACGCGGATGGACCCGTGCATTTCCACTATCCAGCCAAGGATTATCTGGACGATTTACTGACCACTCGCTGAAACGATCACACCATGCTCGAATACCTAGAACAACTGGGAAAAACCACCCGACACAGCTTTGCCAAGCTGGGCCGCGGCTCATTTTTCCTGCTGCATGCCTTGGCCGGCATCCGTGAAATCCTGCCTCGCCCCAATTTGCTGGTCAAACAAATATATTCGGTCGGTGTGCTGTCATTCCTGATCATCAGTATTTCCGGCTTGTTCGTCGGCATGGTATTGGGACTGCAAGGATTCAACATTTTGTCCGACTTCGGTGCCGAAGAATCGCTCGGAGTCATGGTCGCCGCCTCGCTGGTGCGCGAACTGGGCCCCGTAGTGTCGGCCTTGTTGTTCGCCGGCCGCGCAGGCTCGGCACTGACCGCCGAAATCGGCCTGATGAAAGCCACCGAACAACTGTCCGGCATGGAAATGATGGCGGTCGACCCCATCTATCGCATCGTCTCGCCGCGCTTTTTGGCCGGTTTTTTATCCATGCCATTGTTATCAGCGCTGTTCAGCGCAATCGGCGTAATGGGCGGGCACTTGGTCGGCGTGGGCATGCTGGGCGTCGATGACGGCGCGTTCTGGGCGCAAATGCAAGCCAGCATCGACTTTCATGAAGACATCGTCAACGGCATCATCAAGAGCATCGTGTTCGGCTTCGTCGTGTCATGGATCGCCTTGTTCGAAGGTTACGATGCCATTCCGACCTCCGAAGGCGTCAGTCGCGCCACCACCCGTACCGTGGTGAACTCCGCTTTTTCCGTACTCGGACTCGATTTCATCTTAACCGCTCTCATGTTTGGAGATATTTAACATGCAGCATTCCAAGACTCAGGACACCCTGGTTGGCCTGTTCGTCGCATCAGGCATTGCGGCCTTGTTTTACATGGCCCTGCAAGTCAGCAATCTCGGTACTTACACCAGCAATGACAGCTATACGGTGATCGCCCATTTTCAAAATTCCGGCGGCCTGAAAGTCAAATCTCCGGTTTCGGTCGCCGGCGTGCGCATAGGCCGCGTGTCCTCGATCCGACTGGACAAGGATTCGCACGAATCCGTCGTCGAAATGCGTATCGAATCGCAATACGACAACTTGCCGGTCGATTCCGGCGCCAGCATTTATACCGCCGGCTTGCTGGGCGAACAGTACATCAACATCGATCCCGGCTCCTCGGAAGAATTCTTGCATGACAAGAGCGTGCTCGACATCACCAGCTCCGCGATCGTGCTGGAAGAAATGATAGGCAAGTTCATGATGAACAAGGCAGATGGCAAATAATGGCCAAATTGAGCTTGATCGAGCAATCGCCGGGGCATTTCACGGTGGAAGGCAATCTGACCTTCGCCAGCATCGACAAGGAAACCCTGAAATCCTTCAAATTTCTGAAGGGAATCGATACCATTTGCATCGACCTGGCGAAAGTCGGCACCACCGACAGTGCCGGCCTGGCCTTGATGATCGAATGGATCAAGCAAAGCCGCATGATAAGAGCCCAGTTACGCTTCAAAAACATACCCGACCAACTCCTGGCCCTGGCCAAGCTGAGCGGTTTTGACGAAACAGAATACTACTCCGGCAGTTCTTCCAGACCTGCCCCCAACACTGTAAACAATATCCATGGATAAATTACTGATTACCGGCGGCCAACCGCTCGATGGCGAATTGAGAATTTCCGGCGCCAAAAATGCCGCCCTGCCGATTTTGGCCGCCACGCTGCTGTCCGAAGCACCGGTTAGCGTCGGCAACATTCCGCATTTGCACGACATCACCACCACGCTGGAACTGCTCGGCCAAATGGGCGTCAAGCTGTTGGTCGATGAAAAAATGAACATCGAAGTCGATTCCAACAGCATCGATAAATACGAAGCGCCGTATGAATTGGTTAAAACCATGCGGGCTTCGATCTTGGTGTTGGGGCCATTGCTGGCCCGTTTCGGCGAAGCCCACGTTTCGCTACCCGGCGGCTGCGCGATCGGCACGCGACCGGTCGACATCCACATCGACTCCTTGATCAAAATGGGCGCCGACATCCAGGTCGAAGCCGGTTACATTCACGCCAAGGTCAAGCGCCTGAAGGGTTGCCGCCTGGTGTTGGACAAGATCACCGTGACCGGCACCGAGAATATCCTGATGGCCGCCACGCTGGCCGAAGGCACCACCATCATCGAAAACGCCGCCAAGGAACCGGAAGTCAGCGACTTAGCGCATTTTCTAAACAAGATGGGGGCCAAAATCACCGGTATCGGCACCGACATTCTGACGGTCGAAGGTGTGGAAAAGCTCGGCGTGCCCGGCCTGCATTACGACATTCTGCCTGACCGCATCGAAACCGGCACCTATTTGGTAGCCGGCGCGATCAGCCGCGGCCGGGTCAAATTGAAAAATACCGACCCAAACACGCTGGATGCGGTATTGGACAAACTCAGGGAAGCCGGTGCCGACATTACCACCGGCGACAACTGGATCGAACTGGACATGCACGGCAAGCGCCCCAAGGCTGTCACCGTGCGTACCGCGCCTTATCCCGCCTTCCCGACCGACATGCAAGCCCAATTCACGGCATTGAACTCCGTGGCGGAAGGCGTGGGCCTGATCACAGAAACCGTTTTCGAAAATCGTTTCATGCACGTGCAAGAGCTGCAGCGCATGGGCTCGCAAATCAAGCTGGAATCCAATACCGCGATCATCACCGGCATCAATAGACTGACTGGCGCGCCGGTCATGGCAACCGATTTACGCGCCTCGGCCAGCCTGGTGCTTGCGGCCCTGGTAGCCGACGGCGACACCTTGGTCGATCGGATTTATCACATCGATCGTGGTTACGACCATATCGAAGAAAAACTGACCCAACTCGGCGCCACCATCCGCCGCGTGCCCAACTAAATTAGCCACAGCATCATGTTGACAATTGCCGTATCCAAAGGGCGGATATACGAAGAAGCCCTGCCGTTTTTGCAGCAAGCCGGCATCACGCCGATCGACGATCCGGACAAGAGCCGCAAATTGATTTTGCAAACCACACGACCCGATGTACAACTGGTCATCATCCGCGCCACCGACGTGCCGACTTTCGTCGAATACGGCGCGGCGGACCTGGGCATAGCCGGCAAGGATGTGTTGTTGGAGCATGGCGCCGAAAGCTTGTACGAACCGCTCGACTTAGGCATAGCCGGCTGCAGGCTGATGACCGCCGGCCCTGTGAATGTCCAACCGGTCAAGGGCCGGCTGCGGGTGGCGACCAAATATGTCAAAACCGCGCAACGTTATTTCGCCGATTTAGGGATTCAAGCCGAAATCATCAAGCTTTATGGTTCGATGGAATTGGCGCCGCTGGTGGGCCTGGCCGACTGCATCGTCGATCTGGTCGATACCGGCAACACTTTGAAAGCCAACGGCCTGGAACCGCGCGAACTGATCGCCAACATCACCTCGCGCCTGGTCGTCAACAAGGCGGCGATGAAGATGAAGCATCAAGCCATTCAGGCCCTGATAGATCAGTTCGAAACCACCTTAGCACAACGATAATCCCATGACTGCGATCAACATGCTCAGACTCGATAGCTCTTCCGCCGATTTCAACGCCCAGCTGAAACAGCGTTTGGCATGGGACGCCAGCGAAGATTTGGAAATCCACAAGCGAGTACTGGACATCATCGCCGACGTGCGCCAACGCGGCGACGCGGCATTGATCGACTACACCAACCGCTTCGACCATACCCACTTCAACACCGGCACCGAGCTGGAATTGAGCAAAGCCGTGCTGCAACAAGCCTGGGATAGCCTGCCCGCTGATCAAGCCCAGGCGCTGCAAACGGCCGCCGACCGCGTCCGCGCCTATGCCGAGCATCAAAAACTGCAATCCTGGCAATTCACCGAAGCCGATGGCAGCTTATTGGGGCAAAAAGTCACCCCGTTGGATAGAGCCGGGCTGTATGTGCCGGGCGGCAAGGCGGCTTACCCATCGTCGGTATTGATGAACGCGATACCGGCCAAGGTTGCCGGCGTCGGCGAACTGATCATGGTGGTGCCGACGCCACGCGGTGAAACCAACGCGATGGTGTTGGCGGCGGCTTATATCGCCGGTGTAGATCGAGTCTTCACGATCGGCGGCGCCCAAGCAGTGGCGGCGCTGGCCTATGGCACAGAGACCGTGCCGGCGGTGGATAAAATCGTCGGCCCCGGCAATATCTATGTCGCCACCGCCAAAAAACTGGTATTCGGCCAGGTCGGCATCGACATGATCGCCGGTCCTTCGGAGATCTTGATCATCTGCGATGGACAGACCAACCCCGACTGGATTGCGATGGACCTGTTCTCGCAAGCCGAACACGACGAGAACGCCCAGTCCATCCTGATCAGCAACAGCGGCGAATTTCTGAATCAAGTAGAAATCAGCATCAACAAACTACTGCCGGAAATGGAGCGCGCCGACATCATCCGCGCGTCAATGACGGGTCGCGGTGCGTTTATCAAAGTTGCAAACTTGTCCGAAGCCGCCGAAGTCGCCAACCGCATCGCACCCGAGCATTTGGAATTGTCGGTAGCCGACCCGGAGGCCCTGTGCGCACAAATCCGCAACGCCGGCGCCATCTTCATGGGCCGCTACACCGCCGAAGCCTTGGGCGATTACTGCGCCGGCCCCAACCACGTGCTGCCGACCTCCAGCACCGCCCGATATTCATCGCCGCTGGGGGTTTACGATTTCCAAAAACGCAGCAGTTTGATCAATTGTTCAGCTAAAGGTGCATCTGAATTGGGCAAAGTGGCTTCGGTACTGGCGCGAGGTGAAGGGTTGACGGCGCATGCGCGGTCGGCGGAATTTAGAATTTAATCACCAAACTGGCATAGGCAGGAATGCGCGCAAGCTTTTCCGACTTACCGAGACCTTTCGTACTCCCCCGCGCACTCAATAATTGCCCATATTTTAACCTCGCCAGAGCCGCCTTGAGCTTGCCAACCCTAGGCCAATGACCCACACTCGTACCATGAATTTCGAATGAGACGATGCCAAGAGTGAAAGCTGTTTCCGTGAACGCGGATTCGATTCCGCTTATGCAGCCAGGGCATTTTTTGATCGCAATCGCCTGGTTCGTGCCGACAATCGACGCTGTTATGGTGAAGATCGGTATCAGCGCTTCAACACCGCCTGTTCGTCGTGGTTTACACGCCTCGTCAAGACGCCATTCGTATTATCTCGACCCGGAAAGCCAATCAACGCGAGATTAAACACTATGAAAACAGTACACGTAACGATTGAGGCTGATTCTGATATTGGACGCATCGATCCCGCGCGTGTCGACGCTACGACGGAAGCCGATATTGTCCGACACATCGCCCAGGATGAAACCAATGCCATGCTGGACTCCGCGCGATTTGCCCGCAGCGTGAGTAAACACCGGGGTCTGAGCCAAGCGGAATTTTCCCAGCGCATCGATGTATCTCTGGAAACCGTACGCAACTGGGAACAAGGCAAACGCTCGCCCACCGGCGCGGCCAAAGCATTGCTCAAAGCGCTGGATAAAGCGCCCGAAGCGGCGCTGGCAACATTGGATTGATGTTGGTTCGCGGACCGACAGCCGCGATACTTTTCTTTGCTCGTCCTCGGCAATCGCTCCTGCATTGACCTACGCGAGGACTTTATCAGCCATAGATAGGAAAGGCTTAATGAATTGGAACGAATATGTACAACTGTTGGCCGGTTTGGTTTCGGTGGTGAATCCGATCAGCGCGATGCCGATTTATCTGTCCTTGACTGCGCGCAAAACTCCGGCCGAGCGTCGGCAGACAGCAATATCGACAGCGTTTGCCGTGGCAATGGTGCTGTTGACTTCGCTACTGGCTGGCGAACCTATCCTGCGTTTCTTCGGTATCGGGTTGCCGGCGTTCCGCGTTGCCGGTGGTTTGTTGCTGCTGTTGATGGGCATTTCGATGTTGCGGGTCAGTGACGACCGTTCGCGCCACACGCCGGAAGAAGAGGCAGAATCCTACGACAAAACATCAGTGGCGGTGGTGCCGCTGGCCATGCCACTACTGGCGGGACCCGGCGCCATCAGTACAACCATCGTTTATGCCCATCGCGATTTATCGCTGAACCACTACCTGCTGTTCAGCACGGTCATTGTATCGGTCAGCTTGATCGTACTGGTTACCCTGCTACTGGCACCGCGCATCGTCGCCATCATGGGCCAAACCGGCATGAACGTCGTCACGCGGGTCATGGGGTTGTTATTGACTTCGATCGCCGTCGAATTCATTGCGAATGGCGCGACGGCATTGTTCCTTAGAATTTAGATGTGGCGGCTTGGATTTGAAAACGGCCCGACGCCAAAGCGTCGGCACTATCTTCCGCATTCAGCGCTGCGACAACCCGCCGCGCGGCAATGCACCGCATTTTGGCGCCAAAACCGTTCTGATAAATTAAACGCGCTCGTTCGTTGGGGGAACGTAACAGGGTAAGTTCAAATCCATTTTTTAAGGAATGAAAGCATGAAAAAATCCGTGGTTACCTCAATGTCCATCCTTACGCTGGCCTTGGTCGGCTTAGCGATGTTCAACAGTAGCATTGCCGGCGAAACCAACGAAGACGCCAAGTCAGTTGCCTGGTACGTCGCCAATATTCAAGAGGCCCGTCAACAAAATAGAGTGTG
Proteins encoded:
- the lptB gene encoding LPS export ABC transporter ATP-binding protein, which encodes MARLSAEQLFKGYHRRNVVNGVSLNVNTGEVVGLLGPNGAGKTTSFYMLVGLVKADAGEIYLDDQRITHHPMHRRARLGIGYLAQEASVFRKLSVADNLRAVLQIRDDLTDGQIELIIDELLGEFGIGHLREQLAMGLSGGERRRVEIARALASEPQFILLDEPFAGVDPISVLDLQKIIAHLKDRGIGILITEHKVRETLEICDRGYILNGGRVIAEGRSRELVDNEEVRRVYLGETFSL
- the lptA gene encoding lipopolysaccharide transport periplasmic protein LptA produces the protein MRLSKFIGLIFALLSAHPALALETDSEQPVYIDSDNAVYDEKAEVSTYTGNVVATQGSIRIDADKLVVYLKDGAITKLVATGNPSRFEQLPAVGKEKMYGEGLINEFYPDKNLLIFMKKASVWQGDAKQSSEYIEYDTKNSLLKAGEPSSDGKRVHSVIKPKAKTAK
- the lptC gene encoding LPS export ABC transporter periplasmic protein LptC; protein product: MTFWDKYQLYVYVALAVLLSWWLQQLYEQHEMEMKVAENSPDFFSTGYYKKEMDLDGKPKSELKADKMQHFKQDGSTHLDRPVMTLYNPNAAPWVIQSDTGIMAADGDNLQLNGQALIDREASENNSALTVKTSDLRVKLSTNYAETSAWAEIISPPNQTSGTGMQVTFVSPIHLKLLSKVKGRYEIK
- the kdsC gene encoding 3-deoxy-manno-octulosonate-8-phosphatase KdsC, encoding MLGLTQEQQDKIKALKLLILDVDGVLTDGRLFFDDQGREYKCFHARDGHGIKLLRQTGVEVAVISGRKSNSVALRMQSLGVEQVYQGHENKRAAFAEILQNLNLSSVQVAHVGDDVLDLPIMVQAGFAVAVADAHFAVKQRADWCTQTPGGLGAVREVCDLIMQVQGTFDLTLQAYL
- a CDS encoding KpsF/GutQ family sugar-phosphate isomerase, whose translation is MQAIAKLAERIDEHFVEACHLLLACKGRVVVTGMGKSGHIAGKVAATLASTGTPAFFVHPGEASHGDLGMITRQDVVLALSNSGNTEEILTILPIIKRLGVPLIAMTGNPESTLGRLATVHIHVGVEQEACPLGLAPTSSTTAALVMGDALAVSLLQKKGFTRDDFALSHPGGSLGKRLLLQVCDIMHRGDEVPMVADTVLVSEALLEMTEKKLGMTAVVDHNRHVAGIFTDGDLRRMLEKNLDVHATRVCDVMTRPCKVIQADILAAEAMQIMEAKKINALLVVDENKNLQGALNMHDLLRAGIV
- a CDS encoding ABC transporter ATP-binding protein, which codes for MPNSASSTHQIVSIKNLSFSRGKRKIFDDISLDIQRGKVTAIMGPSGTGKTTLLKLIGGQLYPDAGEIRVDGQNVHRLKTKELYTLRKRMGMLFQSGALLTDMNVFDNVAFPLREHTHLPESMIRTLVLMKLQAVGLRGARHLMPSELSGGMARRVALARAIALDPLMIMYDEPFTGQDPISMGALVHLIKSLNTTLGLTSIIVSHDVQETAAIADYIYVLSDGKIVGQGTPAQLAQSDSAWVQQFMNGDADGPVHFHYPAKDYLDDLLTTR
- the mlaE gene encoding lipid asymmetry maintenance ABC transporter permease subunit MlaE, with amino-acid sequence MLEYLEQLGKTTRHSFAKLGRGSFFLLHALAGIREILPRPNLLVKQIYSVGVLSFLIISISGLFVGMVLGLQGFNILSDFGAEESLGVMVAASLVRELGPVVSALLFAGRAGSALTAEIGLMKATEQLSGMEMMAVDPIYRIVSPRFLAGFLSMPLLSALFSAIGVMGGHLVGVGMLGVDDGAFWAQMQASIDFHEDIVNGIIKSIVFGFVVSWIALFEGYDAIPTSEGVSRATTRTVVNSAFSVLGLDFILTALMFGDI
- the mlaD gene encoding outer membrane lipid asymmetry maintenance protein MlaD; the encoded protein is MQHSKTQDTLVGLFVASGIAALFYMALQVSNLGTYTSNDSYTVIAHFQNSGGLKVKSPVSVAGVRIGRVSSIRLDKDSHESVVEMRIESQYDNLPVDSGASIYTAGLLGEQYINIDPGSSEEFLHDKSVLDITSSAIVLEEMIGKFMMNKADGK
- a CDS encoding STAS domain-containing protein, whose product is MAKLSLIEQSPGHFTVEGNLTFASIDKETLKSFKFLKGIDTICIDLAKVGTTDSAGLALMIEWIKQSRMIRAQLRFKNIPDQLLALAKLSGFDETEYYSGSSSRPAPNTVNNIHG
- the murA gene encoding UDP-N-acetylglucosamine 1-carboxyvinyltransferase; translated protein: MDKLLITGGQPLDGELRISGAKNAALPILAATLLSEAPVSVGNIPHLHDITTTLELLGQMGVKLLVDEKMNIEVDSNSIDKYEAPYELVKTMRASILVLGPLLARFGEAHVSLPGGCAIGTRPVDIHIDSLIKMGADIQVEAGYIHAKVKRLKGCRLVLDKITVTGTENILMAATLAEGTTIIENAAKEPEVSDLAHFLNKMGAKITGIGTDILTVEGVEKLGVPGLHYDILPDRIETGTYLVAGAISRGRVKLKNTDPNTLDAVLDKLREAGADITTGDNWIELDMHGKRPKAVTVRTAPYPAFPTDMQAQFTALNSVAEGVGLITETVFENRFMHVQELQRMGSQIKLESNTAIITGINRLTGAPVMATDLRASASLVLAALVADGDTLVDRIYHIDRGYDHIEEKLTQLGATIRRVPN
- the hisG gene encoding ATP phosphoribosyltransferase, with protein sequence MLTIAVSKGRIYEEALPFLQQAGITPIDDPDKSRKLILQTTRPDVQLVIIRATDVPTFVEYGAADLGIAGKDVLLEHGAESLYEPLDLGIAGCRLMTAGPVNVQPVKGRLRVATKYVKTAQRYFADLGIQAEIIKLYGSMELAPLVGLADCIVDLVDTGNTLKANGLEPRELIANITSRLVVNKAAMKMKHQAIQALIDQFETTLAQR
- the hisD gene encoding histidinol dehydrogenase: MTAINMLRLDSSSADFNAQLKQRLAWDASEDLEIHKRVLDIIADVRQRGDAALIDYTNRFDHTHFNTGTELELSKAVLQQAWDSLPADQAQALQTAADRVRAYAEHQKLQSWQFTEADGSLLGQKVTPLDRAGLYVPGGKAAYPSSVLMNAIPAKVAGVGELIMVVPTPRGETNAMVLAAAYIAGVDRVFTIGGAQAVAALAYGTETVPAVDKIVGPGNIYVATAKKLVFGQVGIDMIAGPSEILIICDGQTNPDWIAMDLFSQAEHDENAQSILISNSGEFLNQVEISINKLLPEMERADIIRASMTGRGAFIKVANLSEAAEVANRIAPEHLELSVADPEALCAQIRNAGAIFMGRYTAEALGDYCAGPNHVLPTSSTARYSSPLGVYDFQKRSSLINCSAKGASELGKVASVLARGEGLTAHARSAEFRI
- a CDS encoding BrnT family toxin — encoded protein: MVYTPRQDAIRIISTRKANQREIKHYENSTRND
- a CDS encoding helix-turn-helix domain-containing protein, producing the protein MKTVHVTIEADSDIGRIDPARVDATTEADIVRHIAQDETNAMLDSARFARSVSKHRGLSQAEFSQRIDVSLETVRNWEQGKRSPTGAAKALLKALDKAPEAALATLD
- a CDS encoding MarC family protein — protein: MNWNEYVQLLAGLVSVVNPISAMPIYLSLTARKTPAERRQTAISTAFAVAMVLLTSLLAGEPILRFFGIGLPAFRVAGGLLLLLMGISMLRVSDDRSRHTPEEEAESYDKTSVAVVPLAMPLLAGPGAISTTIVYAHRDLSLNHYLLFSTVIVSVSLIVLVTLLLAPRIVAIMGQTGMNVVTRVMGLLLTSIAVEFIANGATALFLRI
- a CDS encoding EexN family lipoprotein, with product MKKSVVTSMSILTLALVGLAMFNSSIAGETNEDAKSVAWYVANIQEARQQNRVCYNTPSLKSTPNCVNALHALEISFKGGN